CTTACAGTAGGTTAGGCAGGGAAGTGAAGAGGCTGCAGCCATGAGGATGAGTAGTTAGAAATCTTatacacacaaagcaaaaaccTTTCCCACAAGTgccagagaaaacagaaggggCTGGAAGAAACCTTGAATTGCAGACAAAACCTTTGGAGGTTGTAACGTGTTGGGGGGCAGAGGCTTTTAGAGCCTCTTGGAGATGTTTTCACTGCTGAGGACCTGGGACTGTGGTTCCACAAGGCTGTGATTCACCCTTGGAATGGGATGAACGAAatggctgtccctgtcccatagTGCTTCCATTTCCCTTTAAACGCCTGACCTTGAGGAGACACCAAGGGCTTGCTGACAGAGGGGCACCACGGGGTCCATGCCTAGCCAGTGACCTGTTACAACCTGTGCTTCAGCCAAAGGTGCTCCAGATTCTCACAGAGGGGTCCTGGTCCCCCCTGGTGCCCCAGAGGTGAAGGACGGAGGAAGGAGAGGCTCTAGCGCAGCTATTTACACCATgatctgcagggcaggaggccAGAACTGCCGACGGCCACGTGCTTGCCAGCCTTATCTGATGGTCTTTTTGCTGGTGGTGGTCTTGGAAACGATCCTGACGCTGCCTCCTGTGCCGCAGCTGATGCCCcggctgctcccagagctgaaggagctgcCTCCGCCATAGTTGAGCCCCCCGGAGAAGCCTCCGCTGCCGCCTCCGAAGCCGCTGCTGCTCACGGTgtagctgctgctgccgccgccgccgcccatGCCGAGCCCCCCGCCCAGGCCCAGGCAGCTCCCGCCGCCGTAGCCCATCCCGCTGGAGCTGCTGACCACGGCTGGAATGAGCCAGGAACAGCCGTGTGAGGGCACAGCTGGACTCCCAAGGAGGGGAGATCTGCAGTGTCACCCCCTTGGTGAGGGGTGGCTGGGAAGAGGTGGAAGGGAGACAGATACAAAGAGGTGGAAGGAGGGGGATAAGAAGAGGTGGAAGGGAGGTGATACTCACAGACACTGACAGCTCCGACTCCTTCTCCAGCCAGCCTGTTGGGAAAGGGGAAAGTGAGCAATTGTGCCAAAGCCTTGCCCATGGGACCATCTAATTAGGACTGCACGGCCTTCAGTAGGGTGGGGTATGTCTGTGTTACAGGTGAAAGGTGGCAGTGCTCATTTTTATCAGTATCAGGTGCCAAGAGCTGGAGAAACAAAACTTTGCCTACAAAGTTCACAATTTCAACCATCTGTCTGTCTgccctggtgctccagccccttggGAAGAGCTGTTTGACCCCAAGGAGATGGTCCTTGGTCAGCACACAGCAGGTCCACGTGTCCTCACCTGCTCTCCTCGCCCTCCAGCAGCTTCCTGTAGGTCGCGATCTCGATGTCCAGGGCCAGCTTGACGTTCATGAGCTCCTGGTATTCCCGCAGCTGCCGGGCCAGGTCAGCCTTGGCTTTCTGCAGGGCATCCTCCAGCTCGGTCAGCTTGGCCTTGGCGTCCTTGAGGGCCATCTCCCCGCGCTCCTCAGCCTCAGCAATGGCTGCTTGGAGGTTGGCACACTGGGAGTTGGGAGAACAAGCAGTTGTTTCATTTGGGCTCCCCAAACCACTCTCTCTCTCGCTGGGGGGTTGTGGACACTGGCTGGTGGCTCCCAGGATGGCACTGAGGGCTCCTGATGGGACCTGgctcctcctgctgtgcctgacCACCACTTCCCatccacctcctcctgctctgcaggaccaTCCCTCTCCTACCTGTTTCTTCACGCTGTCAATCTCATTCCGCAGCCTCTGGACCATCCGGTTGATCTCTGAAATCTCAATCTTGGTGTTCCTCAGGTCATCACCGTGTCTCCCAGCAGAGACCTGGAGCTCCTCGTACTGgtgcaggggaaggaggagagcaCTGGTGAGCACTCAGAGCTCAGGGAAGGATGAGGGGACTTCAGGGGACAAAGTGCAGGTCTGGATGAGGATTAAGGGGTGGGGGACAAGATTCCTCTGAAATCTGCCCATGGAATAATGGCCTTAACTCTCAATATCTGCTGGGAAGGCAGTGCTTGATGGCACGGGGGACCTGGGCATTGTCACTTACAAGAATGTGGATGgggaagtgtttaaggccagtTCTGCCAGTGACTCTGTGAGCCCAAAGTCAAAACTTTTGAACATCTCGTCCCTGTCTCCCCTCAGCTGAtgggaaataatttctgatcaTTTCTGACCACAGAAATCAGTCTGTCACCCTGGTTACCCACCTTGTTCTGGTACCAAGCCTCGGCCTCGGCGCGGCTCCGGTTGGCGATGTCCTCGTACTGCGCCTTCACCTCGGCGATGATGCTGTTGAGGTCCAGGTTCCGGTTGTTGTCCATGGACAGCACCACCGAGGTGTCAGACACTTGCTGCTGCatctgggacagctcctgcagaTGATGCAAAAAATGAAGTTAATGGCCTGGTATCGATGGTGGAAACCACAGAGGTGATTTGGGAGTCCTCCCCGCCAAGATGTTTTCTtgcatttccctttctccaTCTCCATTTTGTAACTTATTTAGTTACAAAGGCTGGGACCACCTTCTCCTCTGGTCCCGTAGAGCCCTGGGTGTGGGATCCacggggcaggagctgggggatgCTCTCCAGGAACCACTCACCGCCTCATACAGAGCTCTCAGGAAGTTGATTTCCTCTGCCAGCGCATCGGCCTTGCCCTGCAGCTCAACCTTGTTCATGTAGGCACCATCCACATCCTAAAGAGAAGACACCAATGGTTTCTGATGAAACCAGAACACAAAGGGGCTTCAGGACACCAACGGGACCGTGTCTGCTTCCAGGTCTATTACTCATAGAATTGTGAAaccatggaatgatttgggttggaagggacctgaaagctCATCCaattcccacccctgccatgggcagagagaCCTTCCATAGACCATACATATTGCCTTGGActcttccaaggatggggcgGCCACAGCCCatgggcaacctgtgccactgCCAGCAGTTCCTTTGGCTCATTTTTATGTCACCGTGATCAAGATATTTTTCTAATGTAATGGACATTGACTGTGAGCCAGAACCAGCTTCTTGGGCAGAAGGCAAAGCTCTGACTCACAAGGATGTGACCAGagactgagctgagctgagccgagCCACAAGAGACCAGAAAACAGGGCAGCTCTACTGGCACAGAGAAGGTTGTGTCCATTCCTGGCCTCAGGAGGACCCAGCCTAGGACGTGCTGATCTCCCAGCTTGACCCAGCCATGAGGGTGCAGGACCCCAACTCCCACCAAGTCTTGCTTGAACTCTGCAAGGTG
The Vidua macroura isolate BioBank_ID:100142 chromosome 34, ASM2450914v1, whole genome shotgun sequence DNA segment above includes these coding regions:
- the LOC128821076 gene encoding keratin, type II cytoskeletal 6A-like, translating into MSRISFRSSTGGGMRGFSSGSAIVGGGGGTRSSFSSVSVSRVGGGRAGGGGGFGAGGGFGSRSLYNLGGSKRISYSSVSGGLRSGAGGGYGFGLGYGGGAGAGFGLGGAGGGGYGLGSGFGLGGPGFGGRGGPGFPVCPPGGIHEVTVNQSLLAPLKLDIDPEIQKVRTQEREQIKTLNNKFASFIDKVRFLEQQNKVLETKWTLLQEQGHTVTRKSLEPIFEAYINNLRRQLDSLMGERGRLDSELRSMQDMVEDFKNKYEDEINRRTGAENEFVVLKKDVDGAYMNKVELQGKADALAEEINFLRALYEAELSQMQQQVSDTSVVLSMDNNRNLDLNSIIAEVKAQYEDIANRSRAEAEAWYQNKYEELQVSAGRHGDDLRNTKIEISEINRMVQRLRNEIDSVKKQCANLQAAIAEAEERGEMALKDAKAKLTELEDALQKAKADLARQLREYQELMNVKLALDIEIATYRKLLEGEESRLAGEGVGAVSVSVVSSSSGMGYGGGSCLGLGGGLGMGGGGGSSSYTVSSSGFGGGSGGFSGGLNYGGGSSFSSGSSRGISCGTGGSVRIVSKTTTSKKTIR